A genome region from Mercenaria mercenaria strain notata chromosome 11, MADL_Memer_1, whole genome shotgun sequence includes the following:
- the LOC123532510 gene encoding sodium-dependent glucose transporter 1A-like, whose translation MTQSDESENPIQDSEETKASQSFLQKTPQEGELDKDAEVKVKPETSNYKDYSLCKRLKVDHPFRRRFIHTLWLFWAFVGLGWMVGQMGPSFPDLRLIAQQELDTAAWLFTIFSIGYLIGSFFGGILYDRFNKMLLIAFSTLIMAVSTGVLPWCKWFPLMLVVRFISGIGAGGLDTGGNADLVSLWDEEGRPYMQALHFCFGFGGIISPLVTEPFLAEKECLDAQGNGTDIISTNTTAETLYDSVSMATDALNSSSNGTCEEVYGETYIHFAYLISFFILFSSSLPFFIMSFKIMCNKKPHNMAADKSEIPRPDKLPFKLKVIFLILLSAFMLMYCAVEDTFSGFLATFCIYHFNWSTGTSSYATSTHWASFAFGRFSGIFLIKVFKPVQLFWAYCISVVSSFVGLLIVSLTYTTELVWLFIALAGFSMSIIFPCIFTWTEESILKVTGMISSMFLIAASGGLMLNPLFLGYLMDNFSPMCFVYLLLGESVACFLLFLTIFILVKRYINFASSPKSSDMEIVVSEQEMVPLGEKKME comes from the exons ATGACACAATCAGATGAATCAGAGAATCCTATCCAAGATTCTGAAGAAACAAAAGCCTCTCAGTCCTTTCTTCAAAAAACTCCCCAAGAAG GTGAGCTAGACAAAGATGCTGAGGTAAAAGTTAAACCAGAGACTAGCAACTACAAGGACTACAGTTTGTGTAAAAGGTTAAAGGTCGATCATCCGTTTAGAAGAAGATTCATCCATACACTATGGTTGTTTTGGGCATTTGTTGGTTTG GGTTGGATGGTTGGACAGATGGGCCCTTCATTTCCAGATCTCAGATTGATAGCTCAACAGGAACTTGATACAGCAGCCTGGCTCTTCACTATATTCTCTATTGGATATCTAATTGGATCTTTTTTTGGAG gTATACTGTATGACAGGTTTAACAAAATGTTACTGATTGCATTTTCTACGTTGATTATGGCTGTATCAACAGGAGTGCTACCCTGGTGTAAATGGTTTCCCCTCATGCTGGTTGTGAGGTTCATATCTGGTATTGGTGCTGGGGGACTTGATACAG GAGGGAATGCTGATCTTGTGTCACTGTGGGATGAAGAAGGAAGGCCATACATGCAGGCATTACACTTCTGCTTTGGATTTGGTGGAATTATATCCCCTCTGGTGACAGAGCCATTTCTGGCCGAGAAAGAATGCTTGGATGCACAGGGTAATGGAACAG atattatttcaaCAAATACAACTGCAGAAACATTATATGACagtgtttccatggcaacagatGCACTGAATTCGTCAAgcaatggcacatgtgaagaagtTTATGGAGAAACTTATATTCATTTTGCCtaccttatttcattttttatcttattttccaGCTCATTGCCATTTTTCATAATGTCATTTAAAATTATGTGCAATAAAAAGCCGCACAATATGGCAGCAGATAAAAGCGAAATTCCACGACCAGACAAACTTCCGTTCAAACTTAAGGTGATTTTCTTGATACTTCTGTCCGCGTTCATGTTGATGTATTGTGCCGTAGAAGATACTTTTTCTGGATTTTTAgcaacattttgtatttatcatTTCAATTGGAGTACTGGTACCAGTAGTTATGCAACCAGTACCCACTGGGCATCTTTCGCTTTCGGTCGTTTCTCGGGAATATTTCTTATAAAGGTTTTTAAGCCCGTTCAGCTATTCTGGGCATATTGCATATCTGTCGTATCATCTTTTGTTGGGTTGCTAATCGTCAGTTTAACATATACAACGGAATTAGTGTGGTTATTCATAGCGTTGGCAGGTTTCTCTATGTCGATAATATTTCCGTGTATATTTACTTGGACCGAGGAAAGTATACTAAAAGTTACGGGCATGATTTCCTCAATGTTTCTTATAGCAGCTTCTGGCGGTTTAATGCTGAATCCATTGTTTTTAGGTTATCTTATGGACAACTTTTCCCCCATGTGCTTTGTGTATCTCCTTTTGGGAGAAAGTGTAGCATGTTTTTTACTGTTTTTGACAATATTTATTCTAGTCAAAAGATACATTAATTTTGCCAGTTCACCAAAGTCTTCAGACATGGAGATAGTTGTATCTGAGCAAGAGATGGTGCCTTTAGGTgaaaagaaaatggaataa
- the LOC123550464 gene encoding uncharacterized protein LOC123550464, whose protein sequence is MSGKLLQAMFGKEAENKESTEGTEWAQPKLKSVVIGEAISPSLAKLINTTCTSACCTEDIVQKYQISENCCNLSPPMVNQEVWKILEKKGRSYDRMLVDIQTLVASGMVPIIKLAETMGENLNQSAKQCISDALTLFGQVQYHLSLRRRYIIRPSLKKKYKNICNQSTPITNQLFGDDIVKEIKNCDTGISLASQRYENRHFRGRQSVGNYRNAYRRGGRMHPYGQQQYNQYSQYGNGRGSANSYRARRRPFATATASAPNE, encoded by the coding sequence ATGAGTGGCAAACTTCTTCAAGCTATGTTTGGGAAAGAAGCTGAGAATAAAGAGAGTACAGAGGGTACAGAGTGGGCACAACCCAAATTAAAAAGTGTAGTTATAGGTGAAGCAATCTCACCATCTTTGGCTAAATTAATAAACACTACATGTACTTCTGCCTGTTGCACTGAAGACATTGTTCAAAAATACCAAATTTCTGAGAATTGTTGTAATTTGAGCCCACCAATGGTAAATCAGGAAGTCTGGAAGATCTTAGAAAAGAAAGGGCGTAGTTATGACCGAATGCTCGTTGATATTCAAACATTAGTTGCCTCTGGTATGGTCCCAATAATTAAATTGGCTGAAACCATGGGAGAAAACTTAAATCAATCTGCAAAACAATGTATTTCTGATGCCCTTACTTTGTTTGGGCAAGTTCAATACCACTTGTCCCTTCGTAGGCGGTATATTATACGTCCAAgcctgaaaaagaaatataaaaacatctGTAATCAGTCTACCCCCATTACAAACCAATTATTTGGAGATGATAttgtaaaagaaatcaaaaatTGTGACACGGGTATTTCTTTGGCCTCTCAGAGGTATGAAAATAGACATTTCAGGGGAAGACAATCTGTTGGTAACTACAGAAATGCTTATAGACGAGGGGGTAGAATGCATCCCTATGGTCAGCAACAGTATAATCAGTACAGCCAGTATGGTAATGGTCGTGGGAGTGCAAATTCATACAGGGCCAGAAGACGCCCATTTGCAACGGCTACTGCATCTGCCCCAAACGAATAA